ATGAAAAAAAAATTTAGTATTAACACCTCCGATCCGTCGCCGGACCCCGCCGGTCACATTTGTCGGTTTCCACCTCTTTCCGTTGACCAATCCTTGTTGACTTTCTTTATATTTCCCCCGTTATCATTCCCACTTTCAAATTCATTTCTCCATTTCATTTTTTCCTTAAAAAAATGGGACAAATAACAACCGCCGTTAATACTGATATACTCAAATCTCAATCGTCGGAGTTTTTTGTTAACGGAATTAGTAACAAGAAATACGAAACAAACGGCAATCATTATGATGATCTGAAAACAGAGCAAAAAGCTGATTCGGATGCTGATAGTTCATATATTTATGATTCTAGTAACAGTGACGGTGACGGAGGTAGTTCTGACGATATCCGTGAACCGACGTTAGGTAACGGTGACGGAATTAGTTCTGACGAGATCTGTGAACCAACGTTAGATAACGGTGACATTCAACAGACTACAGTTTATCCGTCAAATCTTCCACGGCCGGAGGCACCGCCGGGAGTAACAGAATCGAAATCTCCGCCGTCAATCACACGATCAAACTCCTCACCGGAAACTGCCGTGCCGGCGATCGGAAATTTTTTTAGAGAAAAGAGTAAAAGCTTATCAGCAGCGATAACGAAGCGAGTTTTTGATACACAAAATGAATCAAACGTATCGGAATTTAATCTCTCAGGTCTCAAAGTTACAGTAACCCCAAAAAACGATAAAAATGAAAGCGATCAGTTCAAAGGACGGATCACGTTTTTTTCACGGTCAAATTGCCGTGACTCAACGGCCGTTAGGTTGTATTTCCGAGGCCGAAACTTACGGTATGTTGAGATCAATATTGACGTTTATGCATCTCGAGAGAAGGAACTGATCGAACGGACAGGAAGCTCTGCTGTTCCTCAGATATTTTTTAACGAGAAATTGTTTGGGGGACTTGTGGCGTTGAATTCGTTGAGAAATTGTGGTTTGTTAGAGGAACGGATGAAGGAATTGCTTTGCCGGAAGTGTCCTGATGATGCACCGGCGGTTCCGGTGTACGGATTTGATGAAGCGGAAGAGGAGACGATGGATGAGATGGTGACGGTGGTTAGAGTGTTGCGGCAACGGTTGCCGATTCAGGATAAGTTATTGAAGATGAAGATTGTGAAGAATTGTTTTTCGGGGAGGGAGATGGTTGAGGTTTTGATTCAGCAGTTTGATTGTGGGAGGAAGAAGGTAACGTGGTTGACTTTTTTGTTTGATTTTAGCTCTTTGATTTTGACgttgaaattgattttgaaagaataatattttaattattttgaAATTGAACCATACCTATTTGACTATTTCTTTTTTCCCTCACGAATCGCAAATACTACGTACATAATTACGAAATATTAAATACTAAATAAAATAATGCGTAAATATTTGAATTCGAAccattaattaaataaaagaaaaaaaggTGGTTCAGATTTTAAAGGGTTAATGATTTTGAAGTAAATTAAATACTACGTGTATTTTTTAAATAATTTGAGACGTACTTTCAAACATGATTCAAGTAAATAATGCCTAAATTCATTATGGCGATTAAGACCATCTTTATCCCTCAAGGGGATGATgggcgtgttgctgggtggggtggggtgcttgatgagcgtgctgcCATACCGGTGTGTAATGGGGTGGAGTGTTAAGTGGCGtgttgggtgatgtgttaaaatctgattggaagttgGCTGAAAAGGgagataaaaactaattaaaaaatgGGGAAAAATGCAACACGCCTCACAAAACTCGGGTGCTAGCTTGAAGCACGCCTTACATTTCTCCCTCCAACACGCCTCATTATGCATGTGTTGGAGGCGTGTTGGAGCACACAACCCTCAACACGCCACCGTTAAAGGTGGTCTAAGAAGTAGGTACAAGCACATAAAAAGCATGTGGCTTATAGATACATTTTTTTTTTGCACGTATCATACTTCACACAtgaagtgttttgatgatgattgtTAGTTTTCCAATTATAGAATTCAAATTGTTAAAGttgtattattatatgtatataatgcATGAAACCTGTAAGATGTTTTCGGATTAGTGAATCTGTTTTGTTTAAATAAACTTTGGTGAAAGGtttttttaaaaagacaaaaaGTCATCATTGATTACACATTGTTCACTGCACAATTGATTTTTTATATAAGCAGCATTGTATAATGACTTGTTGAGATGTTGTTGGGTCATGTGCTTCCGTGAAAATTGCAAATAATCCATATTATATGTGCATTTTGTCTTCAATATTTTAACTGAAAGTTAGCTCACTTACTGGACCTGGCTTCCCAGTTAGAACCTTGACCACTGTCTAACTGAACTTTAATACGTTAGGTTCACCACACCATTTATTAGGTTCATGAATCATGATCTACATTGGTCTGGCTTggtttaaattttttaaaaaaatggtCAGATGAACATAGTCTAGTAGACTGTTTATCTAATATCACACAAGGCATGTTATCATGATGCATTATTGCTAATAAAAAGTGCTTGAAGTAGCTTTACAATATTGGTCATTCAATACGCATTATTTATCGTACACATATTTGTTTGTATATGAAGAAAGTTCTTTCTTAACTAAAATGTGATTGTTGGCACTAGGCTGTGGAGATGGGAAAGCAGCTAGCAAGACGACACTTCATCCATCATGTTTTCGGGTAACATCCTAATGTTCATTTTCGGCTAAATCTATACAAAAATTTTACACATACCCATAGGTGAAATTACATAGGGCAAGGGGGCACCTGGCCCAGTGGATTTAAATTTTTCAGGCTTAAAATTTGATTTTACCCCCAAAAGccttcgtattttgcccaaaagccTCTAGATTTTGCCCCTAACCCAAAAGCCCATGACCCAAAAAGTTGTATTTTCATGGAAGAATGGTAGAAAAAAATTTATAGTGAATGTGAACGCTTTTAAAAAtatttcgcccccggtgaaaaaagtTTATGGTTCCGCCACTGCACATACCTATTAAAAACTTTTACAAAGTTTGGATAAAGCTTGTTTCTAGTTTGCCCGCTTTAACGCTGTGTTCTGTTGCCTGCAAGTTACATAACCCGCCAATTTCGTACCTCTAGTTACAAACAAATGGTGTATCACTGTATTAGTAGTGCAGCTGTTGATTAAGCTCTGCTTGTGCATACAGGGAAAATGAATTTGAAGATGGAAACCATTTTTATCGGTTTCTTGAACATGAACCTTTCATTCCTCGATCTTATAACTTTCGGGGTTCCACTAATGATCTTGAGCCAAAATCTGCTACTGCAATTAGTCAAAAACTCACCAAAATAATGTCAGCAATACTTGAATCCTATGCATCTGAAGATGGATACCATCTTGATTATTTGGGTATCAGCAACAGCGAAGAATTCAGAAGGTAATAAAAATTTTAACTAATGATAAATGATAAACTTTTTTTAGATTCAAATGATTGAAGGAATTGAATTATTCGACAGATATGTTAACCTGATGCAAGAACTTCAAAGGGTGGATATATCAACTCTCTTGGTTTCTGAAAGGCTCGCCTTTTTTATAAACCTACATAATGCTATGGTCGTTCATGCTGTTATCAGTATTGGTCATCCTGGGCCCGCAGTAATTGAAAGGAGAGCGTTTAATACTGATTTTGTTTATGTCATTGGAGGCTTTCCGTATTCGCTTACAACAATTGTAAATGGCGTTCTTAGAAATAACCGAAGAGCACCTTATACATTTACAAAACCCTTTGGTTCTGGCGACAAGCGTTTAGAGGTAAGCGTTTTACTGATTTTCATTTGTGATTAATGTTGCTGGAGGTGTCAAATTGGACATGTCTGGGTTGAAAACAGGTCAACGCAGGCTCCAAATGGGTCAATTTTGTTACGGGTCGATAAGAGTCGGTTGACCTGGAACAGTTTGTGCGCAAAATTTTAATTTTTGTATTGCAATTATCGTGTCATATACGATTACATAAATCATACCACTTCATTGATAATTAATAATGTATGaccttttctctctttttttttttaactattctTGCTTTTAATTGATCCGTTTGAAGAGTTAGAGACAGGACATAATTAGAATCGACCATTTCTTTTAGGGGGGCAATATATCCACCGGTCTTTTTTGATGCAGCCACCATAGAATATGCATTAACATGTTGTACTGTACAACTTGTTAATACGGTGGATGTATTAAAAAAGTTCCCATGATTCTAGACGCTAAATAATCATATTTTTTTTCATTTGCAGTTGAGTTTCCCTCGGGTTAACCCATTGATTCATTTTGGTATCTGCAACGGGTCAAAATCAAGCCCGCCCGTGAGATTCTTCACCCCTCATGGGATTGAATCCGAACTAAGATCTGCTGCACGAGAGTTTCTACAGAGGGACGGGATTCAAGTGGATCTCGCCAAGAGAACAGTTCACCTCACTCGCATCTTCAAATGGTGAGCCAAACAAATTAACCATCTAAGTCATTAACTCAGTTCACATACTCATTAACTAATATTATGTTTTTTTTTCAGGTTTAATGCTGATTTCGGGAACGAAAAGGAGATCTTGAAATGGATTGTTGGTTACTTGGATGCAACCAAGGCAGGCCTACTGTCGCATCTTTCAAGTGACGGTGGTGCAGTGCACGTTGCTTACCAGGACTATGACTGGTCCATTAATTGCTAAGGATCCGTGATCTTTGGCTCGAACAATTTGTAAATAGTACCATAATTGAGATTCTCATTAAACAAGTTTCTATACAGTTGGTTTTGGAGTCAACAAAATAGACTCTAGACAATGATCTCTTTATGGAGGTATTTGTTAATGAACGTGTCGCATACTCTAAGTTGTTTTTTCGCTTGATTAAAGAACCCGTTTCAAAAGCATAGGAATGGAGTGATTGTTTTTAATTTGTGTTGCTATCAGCAATTTCTATACATGATATCAGTTGTATTATTTGATCTATATTAATAATTTAGTCACTTGTCCTCATTGGACACTTGTTTTTTTTAATCAAGTTGTCTTATTATCTTTAATGTCTAATTTCTATGTGTATAATGTCCGTTTGGATTAGCAGCATGGTGAATAGTTTTAACAAGAAAGTGTTCTGCTTGTGGAGTATTGGTGACCTGGTGTAGTTCACTGGAACTCTAGAGGTATGGCACTAGCAAACGGGTCGGGTTAGGTTAAGGGATCAAATTAGTTTGGGTCAAAACGTGTTATGGGTTGCATGGGTCAGATATTTTTGATGGTTAAAAcgggttgggttgggttgggttgggttgggttgggttggaTTGGTCGGGTCATGTTGGGTAGAAACACATTTCTCAAGGTTTCGTAATTCACGTTTTAGTTTTTAGTTTCATGCTTGAGTTCTGCATCTCAATACTAAATGCAACATGTGaaactaaaaacttaaaactaaaaaaTAAAACACCTAACCAAAAATTGAAACGCATGACTGAAAATTGAAAAGCGATTTTTAACGGTGAAACACAAAACAAATAACAAAAATCAATAGCTCGACCCGTAAGACCTGTATACAAGACCCGTTAGACTCGTCTCTATATATTGGACGGATTTAGACCCAGTGGATGCCTTCCTTTTCActatacctggcaattgagacTCATACTCTCAAATTTGAGTCAATTGGGTCAAGCTTTTGGGTTGAGAAAAAATAGGCCTAGCAATGTAAATCGAAACTTAAAAAAAATGTACAATGGGCTTCCCTCTAACCTATTGGGtcctatataaaatataaaagaacATGTTTAATATGTATCAAATTCCAAATGCCAATAGATAGAGATAGGTCTAATGGGTCTTGTGAATGGGTCATGCATAACAAGTTTCATCTGCCAAACATTTATGATAGCATTCATggttatatcattattaattaattgtcGAAAGTTTGGAGTTGGGCGTTCTTTTAGTCGATTCAGCTCCTTTAGTGGAGAGCAAAGTGACGGATTTCATTTTAAAGTGTAAGGTTCGTATAAAGAATTTTAGGAAGATGGGTGTGTTTGCAGGGGTGATTGTTTGTGAGGATTATGCTTCTTATTCCAGCATTCTTGCAAGTGGTTCGGGTTCCGGTTTCGATTAGGCGTTCCCCTTTCTCCTAAGGCCGATTCATTTTCAGGTATGTTTGGGTTGAAATAAGGGGTTTTCCGGCCGGGTTTGTATCCTACGagaatgtaacgaccctgaattttccgacttatattattaatatttattattaatacttgcgttgtactaaatgtattcttatacattttacttgttaccgtattggacttttcatgtcccgactcgtcttttggacacgtgcttttcacgaataatatttcgaatattatttacgttcataattaattattattaattatttctaattaactagtttaagtagttaattacttgggcttctactaatttgttgcttacttatacttgggcttatattattggacttggaagctcaccctacttttcttaatggaccaactagtaagcccactattatgctaatgattctttaaagttaaacaagattaattaagttaagtgttggagacaagaatgtctcaagcatgcaagCACCAACTTTCCATGCATTTAACTTTATACTCTTCCTAGCATTCACCACCTTCCCACACTTGAAATAACACTTTTGACTTCCCCATTTGAGCCTAAAGGCCGACGGTTCTAGCAAGGGTGGGAGGGAGttccattttcttttcttttttgttACTTATAAACTAGTTTTTACTTCATTCCACACACACATCATACTTACACTTTCtttcctctcaacttttctctcaaaattgtaagtaatatgttttatttttcttcttctttttcctttgaaACCGAATGGTATCTATCATTATCATTTactagtttgttgtttgttgttaaagatcaaactttctagtttgtatcttcatgaatcttgctccttccatcctttgtttgatgagaagtcaagaacaaggatctaagcttattagcttatggttctacacttgatatATTATaaggatctaaagttcataagctttaagatcttacttgtgttcatgttttgaaaacttaaggtttactttcttaagatccaagctttgacttgaatcttcttaagtatgaaacaaacatgaacttgttacttgtaactttagtttatttctttcttttgtaagtatttcaattagtaatttatttaattttggtcaagtattactagttaaacttgatctcatttttcttggaactaaagtttaaactttgtaagttcaagaacatggaatttaaactttttagttataacttcatacacttatgttagatctaagtttctatagcttatggtcttccaattttgtctaaaacaaaagcttatatacaatttacaagataaaaatctaaatttcataacttatggttttattaaagtaaagatccaagttttataacttagggtttaacttaagaacactagatctagactttctagtctaggatcttcaagatctaactaagatctaagttctacaacttaagatcttgtttatttagtttacattcaagtttatagcttaatattactgttagaactcatgtatgtgtcggatctaagatcttgatgtaactttggttcatcaacctacttgcaacccttaaatgagttgtgaaacatatcttagacatacactagtgtcatgatggtcaaaacttggttaagatgatgcaaacacatcaacgagttgtacacttgaagctacaagcatccaggatgagaaccgtgatgaacatcaagcaccaagaacccaccggagcactttgcttactgtttttgaGGTCTGATCAGTCACCTGGACTACTGGAAAATTTGATTTCCAGAttgttcggttcgagtatatgacttttcgtttaggactcgtcttaatccgatttacggtttaggatttatagccttccgaaagtcactacacctttgttacgttgtgctgaaatttctgacctacccgcacttaaaccgtcgccacggtcaaacgaagacgagtttggttctgaaaatttatCAGCAgttggaggactcacatacggagccatagccactgactatgcatcttttcgatttgtatagaggtcgtagcagctgaacgaagtcagcccttgtttcgatctctattcttgattgaaacttactttactcttttgattgatgatgaatgatgatgatacttaagacctaatttacatacttttaaacctttgggaacgatttactgacttagtaacttttgacttaggttgagaacctttcggaccaactacttgcttacttatctcgtaccgactttactacttttcactgtgagtcatagcatccctttttactttaactattttgagaactgagaatacatgcgctttttacgttttacatactaggcacgagtacttaaactttatatatgtgtgggttatacaacgacataaactttcctcttagctcggtaacatttagtcattggtctttgaaccggtgaacgcgaatcttagatatggatccatagggtttgaca
This window of the Rutidosis leptorrhynchoides isolate AG116_Rl617_1_P2 chromosome 7, CSIRO_AGI_Rlap_v1, whole genome shotgun sequence genome carries:
- the LOC139857784 gene encoding uncharacterized protein, whose amino-acid sequence is MGQITTAVNTDILKSQSSEFFVNGISNKKYETNGNHYDDLKTEQKADSDADSSYIYDSSNSDGDGGSSDDIREPTLGNGDGISSDEICEPTLDNGDIQQTTVYPSNLPRPEAPPGVTESKSPPSITRSNSSPETAVPAIGNFFREKSKSLSAAITKRVFDTQNESNVSEFNLSGLKVTVTPKNDKNESDQFKGRITFFSRSNCRDSTAVRLYFRGRNLRYVEINIDVYASREKELIERTGSSAVPQIFFNEKLFGGLVALNSLRNCGLLEERMKELLCRKCPDDAPAVPVYGFDEAEEETMDEMVTVVRVLRQRLPIQDKLLKMKIVKNCFSGREMVEVLIQQFDCGRKKAVEMGKQLARRHFIHHVFGENEFEDGNHFYRFLEHEPFIPRSYNFRGSTNDLEPKSATAISQKLTKIMSAILESYASEDGYHLDYLGISNSEEFRRYVNLMQELQRVDISTLLVSERLAFFINLHNAMVVHAVISIGHPGPAVIERRAFNTDFVYVIGGFPYSLTTIVNGVLRNNRRAPYTFTKPFGSGDKRLELSFPRVNPLIHFGICNGSKSSPPVRFFTPHGIESELRSAAREFLQRDGIQVDLAKRTVHLTRIFKWFNADFGNEKEILKWIVGYLDATKAGLLSHLSSDGGAVHVAYQDYDWSINC